In Sphingomonas sp. LT1P40, the DNA window TCTCTTGCGTAACGGCTGCCATGATGTCACGCATCGCACGCCTCTTCACGATCAAGACTCGGTTCGAGGCGTTCATGGTGATTTACGCGCTGGGGATGGGCGCGGTGGATCGCGGCATGCATTACTTGGAACAATATCCGGGCGTCAGCGGCTGGATCCTGTTCGCGGCCTGTCCGGTCGCAGTGTTCATGGCGGGCGCGCGGATTCTCGATTCGCTCGACGCCGGGTTGGAGTAACAACACGAACAGTCCTTCGGGGGAAGGCGAGCGCGGGGGAAATCGAAGTGCGGTTGTTTCGGGGAATGTTCACCGCGCTGGCGGCACAGGCACTGCTCGTGGTGGCGGTCCCCGGCGGGCTGTTCCTGTGGAATGTCGAGCACACCAGCCAATGGCTGATCGCCAACCGCGATGCCGAACACCTTTCAAGCTTCGTCGCGCTGGCCGGTGAGGCAACGGAGAACGGCAAACCGTTCGACCGCATCGTCGCCGAACTGGACAAGCGCGATCCGACGATCCTCGGCGGACGCATCACCATTATAGGCCCCGACGGGCGCGTCGCCGCCGGTCCCGCCACCACCGCCTTCACGCTCGAAAAGCCGATCGTCGCGAACGGCCGCAAGGTCGCCACCGCTCACATCATTGACCGTCCGCGCCGCACCGACATCGACCGCGCCATGCTTCGCAATCACTACATCGCCATTGGGGCGGTGATGCTCGGCATATTCCTCCTTCTCCTGCTCGCCGCCTACTGGATGGCCAGCCGCTGGTCGCGCCCGCAACGCGAGTTGCTGCGCATCAGTCAGGAGGTGATGGAGGGTGCCAGCGACGTCGAGTTCGACGAGACCGGCCCGCGCGAAACCGTTGCCACCGGCCGCAATCTGCGCCGCATCGCCAGCCGTTTCGACCGCATCGAGACCGCCCGCCGCACCTGGCTGGTGATGATCGCCGAGGAACTGCGCGAGCCCGTGCAGGCGCTCGGTCAGCGGCTCGCGTCACTCCACGAACGCCTGGCCGAAGAACCCGAAATCCGCGTCGCGCTGGAGGCCGATCAGCTTCGCCTGTCGCAAATGGCCGACGACCTCCACGCCGTCGCGCTCGCCGATCTCGGCCGCCTCCCCGTGCGTTTCGCCGATGTCGATCCACGCGCGCTGATCCACAACGCGCTGTGGAGCCACAGTGCGCGCGCCAAGACAGCCGGCATCACCATCGAAGCCAGCAACCTGCCCCCCTACACCATCCTGGTGAAGTGGGACGGCGAGCGGATCGAACAGCTTTTCGGCGCGCTGATCGAAAACAGCCTGCGCTACGTGCCGCCCGGCGGACGCATCGTCCTCGGCCTCGAAGCCCAGCGCGACGCATGGCGCCTGATCATCGACGACAACGCCCCCGGCGTGGATATCGATCTGGCGCAACAGCTGTTCGAGCCCTTTTACCGCGCCAACGCCACAGAAACCGCAGGCGGCTCAGGGCTCAGCCTCGCCACGGCGCGCGCGATTGTCGAGGGGCATCACGGCCGGATCGAGGCGAGCAACTCCCCGATCGGCGGCCTGCGCATCACCGTCATATTGCCGGCAGCACCGCCGACCGCCTGAACTCATTTGATACCAAGCAACTCGATCTTGAACAGCAACGTCGCGCCGCCGGGGATCGGGCCTTTACCCTCGGGGCCATAAGCCTGCATCGCCGGGATCGCGACTTCGATCGTGTCGCCCACACCCATCTCCGGTACGGCGACCTGCCACCCCTTGATCAGCCGACCCAGCGGGAACGTTGCCGGTTCGCCGCGGTCATAGGAGCTGTCGAACGGCGTGCCGTCGATCAACGTCCCGGCATAATGCAGCGACACCGTGTCCTCGACCGTCGGGTGCTTGCCCGACCCGTCGCCCGCAATGCGCCGCCAGCGTATATTGCCCGGCAACCCGCGCCAGCCATCCGCCGCCTTCAACTGCGCGATCGCCAGCTCCTGCCGGTTATACCACGCCGCATCCTGCGACCGCTCGGGTGCCTGTTGTGCCATGACCGCCATTCCCACCATTGCGCCACTCGCGGCAACCGCCATCCACATCGCCTTGCGCATCATGCCTGTTCAAACTCCAGAATCGCGGCATCCACCGCCAGGCTCTCGCCCGCGCTGAAATTCACCGCCTTCACCACGCCCGCCTTTTCGGCGCGCAATATATTCTCCATCTTCATCGCCTCGACCACCGCCAGCGGCTGCCCCGCCTCCACCCGGTCACCCGCCGCAACTTCCACCCGCGCCAACAGGCCCGGCATCGGCGCAAGCAGGAACCGGCTCATGTCCGGCGGCACCTTCTCGATCATGTGCCGGGCCAGCTCTGCAATGCGCGGACGATAGACCGCAACCTTGTGCGAGGCACCGCGCGTCGTCAGCGTCCAGCCACCCCGCGTCCGCGCGACCCGTACCGCCAGCGTGTCGTCGCCCGATGTGGCCACCGCCAGCCGATCACCGGGCGACCATTCGACATCACCCTCGACGATCTCGCCGTCGATCAGCGCGCCGTCATTGCCCAGCGTCACTTCATGCTCGATGCCGCCGACCTTTACCGTCCAGTCGCACGGCGTCGGCGGCAACGCCCCCAGCTGCCCGGAAATCAGCGATGCCCGCTCCGCCTGACGCCAGCTCAGCGTCGCCGCCACCGCCGCCAATTGCCGTTGAAGCGGCGCATCGGCCGGCGCACCCTCGAACCCGTCGGGATATTCCTCGGCAATGAACCCGGTCGTCAGCGCACCGTCCCGAAACCGCTGATGCTGCATCAGCGCGGAGAGGAAATCGATATTATGGCCCAGCCCGTTGATCTCGAACGCATCCAGCGCCGCGACCTGAAGGTCCGCCGCTTCGTCGCGCGTCGGTGCCCAGGTGATCAGCTTGGCGATCATCGGGTCATAGAACATGCTGACCTCGCCGCCCTCCTTCACCCCGTCATCGACACGGACATAGCCCGCACCGCCAACCGCGCCATAAGGCGTGCCCTGTGCATCCGGCGTGCGATAGCGCACCAACCGCCCCGTGCTCGGCAGGA includes these proteins:
- a CDS encoding ATP-binding protein; the protein is MRLFRGMFTALAAQALLVVAVPGGLFLWNVEHTSQWLIANRDAEHLSSFVALAGEATENGKPFDRIVAELDKRDPTILGGRITIIGPDGRVAAGPATTAFTLEKPIVANGRKVATAHIIDRPRRTDIDRAMLRNHYIAIGAVMLGIFLLLLLAAYWMASRWSRPQRELLRISQEVMEGASDVEFDETGPRETVATGRNLRRIASRFDRIETARRTWLVMIAEELREPVQALGQRLASLHERLAEEPEIRVALEADQLRLSQMADDLHAVALADLGRLPVRFADVDPRALIHNALWSHSARAKTAGITIEASNLPPYTILVKWDGERIEQLFGALIENSLRYVPPGGRIVLGLEAQRDAWRLIIDDNAPGVDIDLAQQLFEPFYRANATETAGGSGLSLATARAIVEGHHGRIEASNSPIGGLRITVILPAAPPTA
- a CDS encoding FKBP-type peptidyl-prolyl cis-trans isomerase — protein: MMRKAMWMAVAASGAMVGMAVMAQQAPERSQDAAWYNRQELAIAQLKAADGWRGLPGNIRWRRIAGDGSGKHPTVEDTVSLHYAGTLIDGTPFDSSYDRGEPATFPLGRLIKGWQVAVPEMGVGDTIEVAIPAMQAYGPEGKGPIPGGATLLFKIELLGIK